TTTGAGACATTCTTACAAGGACTTAGTGTGAACTGTGGAGAAATAAACCTCTTTACAGAAACTGCCATCACACCTTAGTTTTAGACTTCCCACACCCACTTACTGACCTCCACAGAGAATTTCTTCCCCAAAGTGAAGAGGAAAGGGTGCATATCAATGTCAGGGTCCTTGTGGAAGCAGTTGGGTTTGGCATGGTGCTGGGAGTGCAGGAGCGTCCACCACTTGGCCGAGGCCCCCTGTTTGAGGGAAGAACAAAGCATGAAAAGCACTTTCAGAGCCAGAATTGCCTTTACTTCCTGCCCCTAATCCCTCACCCAGTGCTGCACATGCTCCACAGAGTCTTCAGAACACACGTTTCTACAGGAAAGCCCTCAGAAGTTTCCCAGGGACTCACAATCAAATGGCACATCACAAACTTGTGTAGCAAGTGGTTCCACTTGGTTTTCCTGAATACTGAGAGGTGTCCTAAATCATGCTGTAACCAGGAAGCCTGGAcctggaggagaagaaagaaaactttaggaggggagaaaaagaggaattgAGATGGGGGTGGTGCCACACTCATCCTTTGCTTTGAAATATCAAGACTTATTTTCCGGACACTGCTCCCAAGTCACCAGCAGAAAGGGACTGTGGAatcctgacagtcccaaggctTCCCGCAGAATAGATCTTGCTGAAAGAATCCCAAACTAAGTTTAGCGTGAGCTCCCCACATGCAGAATTTCTCCTTGGTATCCAGAGAGTGTCTGTGTTTTTATGACAAAGTGAAACTGTGCCAAGTGAGGAAGCAAAGGACAAGAAACTGctcacatgtgtgtgtgtgtgtaggttGATGCAAGTCCACGCCATGGAATTCATTGCTTACCTGGGAAATGGTCAGCAGCAACAGGGAGAAAATGAAGGGCAGTAAGGATGTCCCAAAGTAGAAGAGGATGAGCCAGGCAGCTGTATCCAAGAGCAGAATGTGAGccaggagcaggaagaagaagagtTGGTTTGGCTCCAGCAGTCCCATTCTCTCAACTGTAGCGCGCAATTCCCGGAAATCTTTCACCAGCATTTCCTGGGGGAAGCATCAGGGTTACAGTTCTCTGGTTTTAGAGAGCACCACTGCAGCCTCATAACCCAGAAACCACTTTAATGGTAGGGAGAAAGAACAAAGGATCTGGCTAAAAGAGCAAGAGCTGGGTTTAATAAACATTATCATTGTTCTGCTACAGCTTTTTGTTGAGGAGCCAGGACCAGCCATCACAATGTCTGCATCCCAATCCCTAAAACAAATCCTCCTCGGTGCTTCTTCCATCAAATCCTCGGAGGCAGCAGAGGGCTCAGCTGGAAGCTGTGTTTAGTGGGAGCTGTGCGTGAACTTCCCATGCCACCTTGTGGTAGGTCTTTGCATgaaatttttccttatatttgtCTTCACTTTTCCCTTCCCAGGATTAACAGGGGAGAGTTAAATGCACCTATACCTGAAGGAGAATATTTATTCTCCAAGactattccttttccttttggttaGCTCTTCCTTAAAGCAAGGGAAAGAGGTGATAACTCAGCTATTTAGTTAGAGAGGCTGTAGAAAAATTCATCTTCAGGAACTTCATTCTCGACCACAGAATGTGGACTTAGACTCATATTTACACATTGTTTATAAGTaatagccaaaaaaaaagtgagaaaccTGAATCCTATTGCTCCAGGAGCTACGCTGATAGAGAACAAGGTGTAATCTCAGAATATTTCCCTTTAGTCTCCTTTGATCTGCTTTGCAAGGACAGACTTACATTTTTAGTGGGCTCAATGCTGGGTTGGTCTGGTGCCAGCTCCCCAATCTGCAGTGGCTTCAAGTACTTGCTCACCAGCACCTTGTTGACATGGAATGCCACAAAGGCATCCTGCAAAGGCACAgcaacaaaggaaaagaaatccagattttgttaattttttttttttaattgcctttcgAATCACTCAGtttctggaagtgtccaaggccaggttgaagCAACTTGGTCTGGTGGAAGGCAtcctttctttttcatcctTTGTGAGAGAACACCGCAACAAAATGCAGCACCAAGAGGACTTCACAGTTTCAGTGTGCAGTGTCACCCTTTCTAAAATGTTGGCATTAATTGTACTCATTTTTTCATTCCTCAGGTTCCTTTGCTCACTGAGAGTCTTCTGTGCTTCTCATCCTCTCCTGAGCTGCCACCTTTCATGAGTTTCTGCTTTTGGTTAAAATCTTCCAGGTCAACTAAGATAATGTcttaatttttcataatataTATCCAAAAGATTAAGCAATGGACCTAATACAAGATGGACAGACATGAAAGTGGCTCAGATCTTGCAGGGCTTAATGATTTGAACATGGAACCAACTACCTACCAACCTGGCTCAGATGCCAGAAACAAAATATCTGGTTCATCCATTGTCTGGGATTTTCTGGCATgctaaaatgaaagaaatctgCCAGTAGTAATTCAAGAAATAAGCAATGAAATTACACAATGCAAAGTTCAATTAATATACAATTTGAAATCTAAACTTGATGGACTGAAAATTCTTTTGATTTCCTTGAGCCTCAAATATCCCTtagatatggaaaaaaatgctgtaactCACAGCAACTGCACAAGCAAGACCAGAAGATAAGAGGAATCCTGAAGAGttaagaatcacagaatggtttgggttggaagggacctttaaagctcctctagtccaacccccctgcaatgagcagggacatcttcaactacaTCAGATTGCTCCATCCCACCTGGtcttggaggtgtccagggatgggaaatctCTGGGTGACGCATACCAGTGTTTCGCCACCCTCATCATCAAAACCTTCTTCAttatatccaatctaaatcgATGTTCTTTTAGTTTAAAGCTATTCtcctttgtcctgtccctctgggcccttgtccaaagtccctctccgGTTCTCTTGGAGCCCTTTAGGTagtggaaggggctctgagctcttcCTGGAGTCTTCTCGTCCCCAGGCTGAACACTCCCAGctagcagaggtgctccagtcctctgAGCATCTCCATGTGCTCCTCTGCTCTAGCTCCAGCTGTTGCTCTGATTTAGCTGATTTTGCTCGGGAGAATCCGCTCCGATCCCGTTCCCGTGGGCTGCATCTCCTCATTTGCCCTTTCCCATGCCATGGGGATGGCGAGGCTCGCATGGAGCGGTCATACTTCGGTCCCCCGACTCTGTCCCATACCCCGATTCCCACTCCCAAGCTCTCTCCGCACGACTTTTCCCGGGCGCCCTCCTCCGGCACATCCCGGCTCCCGCATCCCCGCTCCGCTCACCGTGGCGTCCTGCCCGGCGTGGCTGACGAGGAGCCGGGCTCCTCCCGGGTGCCTCCGGTAGAAGTGGCTGATGTCGTACACCTTCCTGTCGATCACCAGCCAGCGCTCCTGCGGCGCCGACCCTCGTCCGTTTCGCTGCCCGATCTCCTCCCAGGTAAAGCGCCGCATCCCCGCTGCGgtggctctgtccctgtccccttccctgtccccatcccgcacctccccgccgccccccggcgGTGCCatcctgcctcctgccctcctcccgCCCGTAGCTGCAGCCCCGCTTCCCGCTCCGCCGTGGCATTTAAGGGAGGGAGCCGCCCCGGCGCCGCTCCACGCCTCCTCCACCCGCTCCAGCTCATCGAGGTTGGGTCTGCCTCCCAAAATTGCCCCTTTCCCACCCTGGTTCTGCACCCCCAGTGCCCAAAGCCCTCATGTAGTACCCTCAGGTGGAGGGTACCTGACTGCTTAGGGAGGGGTCCTCAGCAAGTTCATTCCATTCCCAGGACGGGCTCGGACAGGGAAAACTTTCCTTAAAATATTCCGTtaattaaccaaaaaaaaaataccactcTGTAGCTTCGTTTTTGATGTTGCAGTCCACAAACCCTTTGGATGAAACATGAATTAAGCATATTCTTATGTCctactaaaaaaacccagcaaccAAACCACCCCAATCTCCAGCAAACTCAGTATAAAACTCATCAGTTAGCACCTGATGAAACCCTGTATTTCAGTCCAGTTTTCCAACACTCACAGCGAGCAGGGAGCTCCC
The window above is part of the Vidua macroura isolate BioBank_ID:100142 chromosome 6, ASM2450914v1, whole genome shotgun sequence genome. Proteins encoded here:
- the LOC128809215 gene encoding acyl-CoA (8-3)-desaturase-like isoform X1 — protein: MAPPGGGGEVRDGDREGDRDRATAAGMRRFTWEEIGQRNGRGSAPQERWLVIDRKVYDISHFYRRHPGGARLLVSHAGQDATDAFVAFHVNKVLVSKYLKPLQIGELAPDQPSIEPTKNEMLVKDFRELRATVERMGLLEPNQLFFFLLLAHILLLDTAAWLILFYFGTSLLPFIFSLLLLTISQVQASWLQHDLGHLSVFRKTKWNHLLHKFVMCHLIGASAKWWTLLHSQHHAKPNCFHKDPDIDMHPFLFTLGKKFSVELGIKKKKYMPYNHQHKYFFITLPPLLFPTYFHCHTFYIAYTKKYWVDLAWMLTFYIRFFYTYGSLLETKSLLAYYFIFRMLESSWFVWVSQMNHIPMDIDYDKNLDWVSTQLQATCNVEQSLFNDWFTGHLNFQIEHHLFPSMPRHNYWKVAPLVKSLCAKHGIEYQCKPLLTAFADIVQSLKTSGELWHDAYLHK